In a genomic window of bacterium:
- a CDS encoding glycosyltransferase: protein MSDKIPCSVGILTLNNGQTLRRCLDSLKDFAEIIICDGNSTDNTLEIAREYEAKIIKQYDSNKPNLRCVKDKANVRMKNMLASSYDWYFFMDSDDTLSPGVIEEIRKITTNQRPEFLVYRMPTRIFIDGKEIRHEASYPSYQTRLINRKIKPYFKGKVHERLEFDRLKYKVGELQSRYDFHWPMERVLNFWKYQ, encoded by the coding sequence ATGAGCGATAAAATACCATGTTCAGTCGGCATACTGACGCTGAATAACGGCCAGACACTCCGGCGCTGTTTGGATTCGCTCAAGGACTTTGCCGAAATTATAATCTGCGACGGCAACAGCACCGATAATACTTTAGAAATCGCCCGCGAATACGAAGCTAAAATAATAAAACAATACGATTCCAACAAACCCAATCTGCGCTGCGTAAAAGATAAAGCCAATGTCCGGATGAAGAATATGTTAGCGTCGTCCTATGATTGGTATTTTTTTATGGATTCGGACGATACTTTATCCCCAGGAGTCATTGAAGAGATTAGAAAGATAACCACGAATCAGCGTCCGGAATTTCTGGTTTATCGCATGCCCACAAGAATTTTTATAGACGGCAAAGAAATAAGGCACGAGGCAAGTTATCCTTCGTATCAAACAAGGCTCATAAATCGCAAAATAAAGCCATATTTTAAGGGCAAGGTGCATGAGCGCTTGGAATTTGATCGCTTGAAATACAAAGTCGGCGAGCTTCAAAGTCGTTACGATTTCCATTGGCCGATGGAGCGCGTGCTAAATTTTTGGAAGTATCAA
- a CDS encoding glycosyltransferase family 4 protein has translation MISGDPGVLDPNTEVGKRMVEYREAFGELDILLAYGNAFRFMGAFFSGLKMLLQKKLDIITAQDTEHFFLAWLFSKLFRIPWQMQIHTDILSPYFKEQSLKNKIRVMLAKFLLPRAGCIRVVSERIKKSVINYNKSLSSCVTTLPIFVDVEKFKNTLIKTDLHKKYPGLFIILMASRITQEKNIGLALEALSLIRANKQIILLVVGDGPEKDSLRLKAYSIELGDNVVFEINTADIISYYKTCDLFLLTSNYEGYGRTLIEAASAGAKIISSDVGIAPEVLDQSCIFKVGDKDDLAEKINAAFASRLKPPKPLIPQTKEEYLKLYKRSFEVCINKK, from the coding sequence ATGATAAGCGGGGATCCGGGGGTTTTGGATCCGAATACGGAAGTTGGCAAAAGAATGGTGGAGTATAGAGAAGCTTTCGGCGAGCTTGATATTTTGCTTGCCTACGGAAACGCTTTTAGATTTATGGGTGCGTTTTTTTCTGGGCTTAAAATGCTGCTACAAAAAAAACTAGATATTATTACGGCCCAGGATACGGAACACTTTTTTTTGGCTTGGCTTTTTTCAAAATTATTTAGGATTCCTTGGCAGATGCAGATACATACTGATATTCTAAGCCCTTATTTTAAGGAGCAATCTTTAAAAAATAAAATACGCGTTATGCTAGCAAAGTTTTTACTACCGCGAGCTGGGTGTATTCGCGTTGTGAGTGAGAGAATTAAAAAATCAGTGATTAATTATAATAAGTCACTTTCCAGCTGCGTTACCACCCTCCCAATTTTTGTTGATGTCGAAAAATTTAAAAATACACTTATTAAAACCGATCTACATAAAAAATATCCGGGCCTCTTTATAATTTTGATGGCTTCCCGAATAACACAAGAAAAAAATATCGGACTGGCGCTTGAGGCACTGTCTCTAATTCGCGCGAATAAGCAAATAATACTTCTTGTTGTCGGCGACGGGCCGGAAAAAGATAGCTTACGGCTTAAAGCGTATAGCATAGAGCTGGGCGACAATGTTGTTTTTGAGATAAACACCGCAGATATTATTTCTTATTACAAAACCTGCGATTTATTTTTGCTGACTTCAAATTATGAGGGGTATGGGCGCACTTTGATTGAGGCTGCATCTGCCGGGGCAAAAATTATCTCAAGCGATGTAGGCATCGCCCCAGAAGTTTTAGACCAGAGCTGCATCTTTAAAGTTGGAGACAAAGACGATTTAGCTGAAAAAATTAACGCCGCTTTTGCTAGTCGACTCAAACCGCCAAAACCTCTTATTCCCCAAACAAAAGAGGAATATTTAAAGTTATATAAGAGAAGTTTTGAGGTATGCATAAATAAAAAATGA
- a CDS encoding glycosyltransferase family 4 protein, which translates to MNLLILTQKVDKNDDNLGFFHRWLEQFSKNTGKLFVVANYLGNYALPPNVRLESLGREKGLGRIRRYLNFYKYLFEILPKTDAIFVHMIPAWVILVWPIALIFRKKIYLWYTHKSVTFSLRLAETLVEKIFTASTESCRLDSKKIIITGHGIDTEYFKPKDLPKNSESLKILSVGRITLSKDYEFLLEVMGVVKTRGYDAVLDVVGAPMTSADFSYKNKLDDLIKKKSLQNIVNFIGPKTYAEMPDVYSSHDILLHASETGSLDKAVLEAMSCALPVVTTSEAFYKILPDRYLVKQKNPRAMAERIVRLKFMGKDLSLRKTIAQNHNLNNLVEKIVVNL; encoded by the coding sequence ATGAACCTTTTAATTCTCACTCAAAAAGTTGATAAAAATGATGATAATTTAGGATTCTTTCATCGCTGGCTGGAACAATTTTCTAAAAATACTGGCAAGCTTTTTGTGGTCGCAAACTATCTTGGAAATTACGCCTTGCCGCCTAACGTTCGTCTGGAGTCTTTGGGAAGAGAAAAAGGATTAGGCAGAATCAGGCGATATTTAAATTTTTATAAATATCTATTTGAGATTTTGCCTAAAACCGATGCAATATTTGTTCACATGATCCCAGCTTGGGTTATTTTGGTTTGGCCCATTGCTTTAATTTTCCGGAAAAAAATATATTTATGGTACACGCATAAGTCGGTAACTTTTTCGCTTCGGCTTGCCGAAACATTGGTTGAGAAAATCTTTACCGCTTCTACCGAAAGCTGCCGTTTGGACTCTAAAAAAATCATCATAACCGGCCATGGGATTGATACGGAGTATTTTAAACCAAAAGATTTACCGAAAAACAGCGAGAGTTTGAAAATTTTAAGCGTAGGGCGCATAACTCTTTCCAAAGATTATGAATTTTTATTGGAAGTCATGGGGGTCGTAAAAACCCGCGGCTATGACGCAGTTCTAGATGTTGTGGGCGCTCCGATGACCTCTGCAGATTTTAGCTATAAAAATAAGCTTGATGATTTAATTAAAAAGAAAAGCTTGCAAAACATTGTCAATTTCATTGGGCCAAAAACTTATGCCGAAATGCCGGACGTTTATAGCAGCCACGATATTTTGTTGCATGCCAGTGAAACCGGAAGCCTTGACAAAGCCGTTTTAGAAGCGATGTCCTGCGCCTTGCCGGTTGTCACCACCAGCGAGGCGTTCTACAAAATTTTGCCTGATCGGTATTTAGTAAAACAAAAAAATCCGCGCGCGATGGCGGAGCGGATTGTCCGGTTGAAATTCATGGGCAAAGATTTATCATTACGGAAAACGATAGCACAAAACCATAATTTAAATAATTTAGTGGAGAAAATAGTTGTTAATTTATGA